TTTTGAATACACGTTTAACTTGCAACTCTATATAAAGAGGTGAGCTTCAAAGGGAAGCACTCAGATGAACTCAAGCTATTCTTGGCCTTAAGACCATAAGCTAGAGAATTTCAAATCCGAATTGATTACATTatatagaaaaaataattttagaagaGACTATGGCAATAAAAGGATCTTTAGTAATTGCAGCAGAGTTAGCTTTTCTCTGCACATTTGCAATATTTGCCAATTGCATCGCCTCTACTTCGATAAATCGCAATAGCTTTCCCGATGGTTTTTTGATTGGTGCATCATCTTCTGCCTATCAAGTAGGTTTTCAGAGCATATACAAGTTTATATTTAACCTCAGACTCATTCAATATGAATTTCTATATTAAATTTCATTTCCTCTCCATTTCAGTATGAAGGTGCAGCATATGAAGATGGTAAAGGACCTAGTATATGGGATACTTTCACTCACAAATTTCCAggtttccatctttctttctatttttttctttgtttctattTCTTTGTCTCTTTTCTTTCGTTGTCTATTTTCTTCTCGATGTACTGGATGAATAGTCCATTATGATAATGACAAGAATCAACCTTTATATATCCTCATTTGTCTTAATTTCTTGGGCGTTGCAGGAAAAATATCAGAGGGAAGTAACGGGGATGTAGGAGATAACTTTTATCATATGTATAAGGTAACATATGTTCATCTTTTCAATTTCGTAATTCTCTTTTTAGTAAGACGAGAATTGtttggtttttctttatttaaatccGACTTTTCGATTGTGGAAATATGTAACAGGATGATGTTAAGCTCATGAAGTTTGTGGGGTTGGATGCTTTCAGATTTTCAATCTCATGGTCAAGAATATTGCCTCGTATGACCATTGATCATATCTTAAAATCAATTACTTAGATCATCGATTCAAGAAAATGCTTATAATTATATCTGGCGAGAATGCTATCACTTTTTGCTTAGAAGTTGTCCTTGATTCAGGTGGCAAGTTAAGTGGAGGAGTCAACAAGGAAGGCATTGCATTTTATAACAATCTCATCGATGAGCTTCTATCTAATGGTTTGTACTTTTATTTGTAAAATCAATCATAGtactttccttctctttttaccttttttggatctttttctttttctctttctcctcTAATTGGGTATAAAAATGAACAGGTATACAACCATTTGTGACTATATATCATTGGGATCTTCCGCAAACACTAGAAGATGAGTATAGCGGCTTTCTGAGCCCTCTCGTTTTGTAAGTTCTTCGTCACTTGACCTTAATTTTCTTGAACTGTGCGACCACCTTATTTAAAAAGTGTGATAACATCATATAAAAAGTTAAATCTAAAAGCAAGAATGTTATTCAAATTGCAGGAATGATTTTGTGGACTTCGCTGAACTTTGCTTCAAAGAATTCGGAGATAGAGTGAAGCATTGGATCACTATGAATGAgccttatatttttacaaatggTGGCTATGACTCAGGAAATTCTGCACCTGGTCGATGTTCCCCTTGGCAATCCAATGCTTGTGCTAACGGAAACTCCGCAACTGAGCCTTATGTTGTGGCACACCATTTGCTTCTTTGTCACGCTACCACAGTAAGTCTATACAAAGAGAAATaccaagaatctcaaatgggagAGATAGGAATAACACTTGTGTCGCAATGGTTGGTACCATACTCCAATAGTGAACTTGATGTCAAAGCAGCGCAAAGATACATTGACTTCATGTACGGATGGTAAGTATTACTTACGACGGATTTAACTTATGTAGACGGACATTTTTAAATGGTTAATACATTATCAATCTATTTTAACTTGTTGTACGAGGTAAGATGTCTTATATTTCATAATACTAatctctttttctatttacaAACGGTTACCCCGTGGTTATATTTTAATTGACGTACCGTAAGTGTATAGAAGTTAAACTCAAAAATTACTAAACATACTTTTGGTCATTGGCGAAGCCAGAAATTTTACGAAGCATGTTCAAAgtttaatatatacataatataattttgtatatactCAGTGTAATTTTCCGGCCACACCACTGCTTTTGGTTAATGAGTTAAATCAATCATAGCTTGTATACAGGTACAAGACTAATTTGAAGTTCAAAATCTTTCATCGTTAACAATAAAATCTTATTTCCTTTAGGTTCATGGATCCATTGGTGTATGGAAATTATCCTTCAATTATGCGTACAATTGTGGGAGAAAGGCTACCGAATTTTACAGCGGAGCAAGCTAAGATGATGAAAGGGTCCTTTGACTTCATAGGACTAAATTACTACACCTCAAATTATGCAGCTCATCTCCCTGCCGCAAACAATTTTAATGTCAGCAGTGCAACAGACCCTCATGTCCACGTTACAGGTAAGCTACTCGAAAATTGAAATAAATGGAACCaaggaaaacaaaataaataaggaaaatttCAATATTTCCTCTGTATATAAATATATCTACTTATTTTGTTTTTGCATCTTCTGTTGTTAGGTGAAAGAGATGGAGTACCCATTGGGGATCCTGTAAGTTCTGCGCATAACTAGTAAAGGctgaaattaaattttaaattattatcaaAAAGATTTATATAATTTACGAGACATTTTTGGTGTGGTGCAGACTGCAGTGAGCTTTTTCTTTGACTATCCAAAAGGACTTCGAGATCTTCTAGTGTACACGAAGGAAAAGTACAATGACCCCCCGATTTATATTACAGAGACTGGTATGTCAAATTCTGTCATCTCTTTTCTCTGtacgaaatttaattttaaatttcggAATTTACCCTTCATATGCATGTTCTTGAAACGATTAAAAATAATGAcatatttaaaattacaaaataattttcatgaGTCAAaagcttttctttctttcttaaacttcatAATCTTATTAAAACAAAATGGGGAGTATATATACACACTTGCTCGGGCAAAGAAAAATGACATGACCTTCAACTTCTAATATTTATTGAGTCTATTACATATTAATATTTCCATGAATTTTCAGGAATGGCTGATCGTAAGATCGCAATGAAAGATGCCATAAAGGATCGTCAGAGAGTGAACTTTTATCGTGGGCACCTTTTGGCAGTTCAAGAAGCCATAGAGTAAGTGCATACAAGATCTTAaaaaactttttataattaattcATTTCAAGAACATAAACTAACATTTTGAATTTTGACTAAAAACATTTCTGTTTTATAATTACTTGGCAGGCTCGGTGTGAAGATTAATGGTTTCTTTGCTTGGTCATTTCTTGACACATTTGAATGGACTGACGGTTACAAGTTAAGATTTGGAATGTGCTATGTGGATTACACTGATGGATTAAAGAGATACCCCAAATATTCAGCTCTTTGGTTCAGAAAACACTTTCACAAGGAGTCTTTTAAACTTCACTATCCTAGGCGTATGAGCTCATGGATTCCACGCATCTTGCGTTCATACATGTGATCTCTATTTTTCAGTTACTTTACTTCTTTTGTCCTATTCTTTTTAGGAATTAAGTCTAAGGTTCTAGTTTGTAGACATGATGTATTTGTTCATTATTTTGTGAAAATGCAACTATTCAGTAGATGAATTCTTTGATTGGAGATCGTATGCTCTCATATTGTAATTTCAAACGACATTGA
This DNA window, taken from Nicotiana tabacum cultivar K326 chromosome 15, ASM71507v2, whole genome shotgun sequence, encodes the following:
- the LOC142169445 gene encoding beta-glucosidase 12-like — encoded protein: MAIKGSLVIAAELAFLCTFAIFANCIASTSINRNSFPDGFLIGASSSAYQYEGAAYEDGKGPSIWDTFTHKFPGKISEGSNGDVGDNFYHMYKDDVKLMKFVGLDAFRFSISWSRILPRGKLSGGVNKEGIAFYNNLIDELLSNGIQPFVTIYHWDLPQTLEDEYSGFLSPLVLNDFVDFAELCFKEFGDRVKHWITMNEPYIFTNGGYDSGNSAPGRCSPWQSNACANGNSATEPYVVAHHLLLCHATTVSLYKEKYQESQMGEIGITLVSQWLVPYSNSELDVKAAQRYIDFMYGWFMDPLVYGNYPSIMRTIVGERLPNFTAEQAKMMKGSFDFIGLNYYTSNYAAHLPAANNFNVSSATDPHVHVTGERDGVPIGDPTAVSFFFDYPKGLRDLLVYTKEKYNDPPIYITETGMADRKIAMKDAIKDRQRVNFYRGHLLAVQEAIELGVKINGFFAWSFLDTFEWTDGYKLRFGMCYVDYTDGLKRYPKYSALWFRKHFHKESFKLHYPRRMSSWIPRILRSYM